One window of Brevibacillus choshinensis genomic DNA carries:
- a CDS encoding Ig-like domain-containing protein, translating into MKKHIARLLVFTLIVTLFPTIFFQKEARAAEQESLLQLRPEADKFVDNIEGYPDGDPEGGGAQGNFLYIGYDPGFGDQKGAMRYNFGSIPQHAKITKAVLNMNILGTSGASTFVNVFGSEDINWLEDRTLNLPWKNSPVFMNYPISKVGRQSIDVTQYVKSKLGEGRDKVTFVLEGNDNSQLSKYFWIKDSKVNDPNVNTYLEISYNVNTPPTDIALSSSSIQENSPIGTTIGTLSATDADAGETFTYSLGGVDAAAFTISGNALKTNTPLDYKTKNAYSISIQATDSAGNTLVKPFTINVTKVYNPPVVTGVVDGGIYNHNVTVTFDSGTATAVLNGSPFTSGSTLSGEGHYTLIATSDGGDTTTIQFTVDKTAPTATIMINGGAAFTNNTSVTLSLTVSDLTSVDMAFSNDGVTWSAREPFSANKAWVLTSGDGDKTVYVKLIDAAGHETIETDSIILDQIKPTGSIQINNGASHTSSRQVLLSLFASDGHQMEFRLSNEDGNWTAWSSQIPLPEWTLTNGDGLKIVTMEVRDQAGNVGSFSKSITLSTTGPIVTGVTDSSIYNSDVTITFNKGSAKLNGADFTSGTTVSQEGRYNLIVTDTSGLSTTVHFTIDKTPPSGSFTINSGAATTSSTRVTLTITGTDTQSQIEMRMANENEAWSSWQPYTPSTAWTLPTGNGTKKVLLELRDEANNVTALQESIELRVYNPPSPTPPTTIPVKDVSLDESSFTLAMGETKRLKATVFPENATNQSLTWSSSDPRVASVDEEGEVTANRAGEAEITATTKDGQKTASSTVSVTKEEEADGMLEASESALWLRPGITTTISIYKKDGSKRRNITKDPDVSYSTDNSLVTVQNGRIKSGKKEGEDFITVSYQGEELTIPVTISKKTIRSILVTPGDKAVLEDGEYRQLHLIATLSDKGSQDITELANWSSSNLDVVEVTAEGEIIAGKPGKAIVTAEYGYKKVTVRILVVKDKEKFEKIKIAPSSLNLKENDSTMLDVYAVYERVYDERINEVVEWEVADPEIATVEDGKVTAHKKGKTTISVSYGGKTSKITVNVRGY; encoded by the coding sequence ATGAAAAAGCATATTGCACGTCTACTTGTTTTTACTTTGATCGTTACTCTGTTCCCCACTATTTTCTTTCAGAAAGAGGCGCGAGCTGCTGAACAGGAATCGCTGTTACAGCTTAGGCCTGAAGCGGACAAGTTCGTTGACAATATCGAAGGCTATCCAGATGGAGATCCGGAGGGAGGGGGAGCGCAGGGTAATTTTCTTTATATCGGTTATGATCCGGGGTTCGGGGATCAGAAGGGAGCCATGCGATATAATTTCGGGTCGATCCCGCAACATGCGAAGATTACAAAGGCTGTTCTGAATATGAATATCTTAGGAACATCAGGTGCAAGCACCTTTGTAAATGTTTTTGGGTCAGAGGATATAAACTGGTTGGAAGATCGCACCTTAAATTTACCATGGAAAAATAGTCCGGTTTTCATGAATTACCCCATCTCTAAAGTTGGCAGGCAAAGCATCGATGTAACCCAGTATGTAAAATCAAAGCTTGGGGAAGGGAGAGATAAAGTAACGTTTGTTTTGGAAGGGAACGATAATTCGCAACTCAGCAAATATTTTTGGATCAAAGATAGCAAAGTCAATGATCCAAATGTAAATACTTATCTGGAAATCTCCTACAATGTCAACACTCCACCTACAGACATCGCGTTGTCCAGCAGCTCCATCCAAGAAAACAGCCCAATTGGCACGACAATCGGAACACTCTCTGCCACTGATGCAGATGCAGGTGAGACCTTCACCTACTCATTGGGTGGAGTGGATGCAGCAGCATTTACGATAAGTGGAAACGCCTTGAAAACGAACACTCCTCTAGACTATAAAACAAAAAATGCTTATTCGATATCCATCCAAGCAACTGATTCGGCAGGCAACACGCTTGTCAAACCCTTCACCATCAATGTCACAAAAGTATACAATCCACCCGTTGTTACCGGAGTCGTTGATGGAGGAATCTACAATCATAATGTCACGGTTACCTTTGACAGTGGGACAGCCACGGCTGTACTGAACGGCAGTCCTTTTACCAGCGGTTCCACCCTTAGCGGTGAAGGCCATTATACTCTGATTGCGACCAGTGATGGTGGCGATACGACAACCATACAATTTACAGTGGATAAGACAGCACCGACAGCAACGATAATGATCAACGGCGGAGCAGCCTTTACCAATAATACCTCCGTGACCCTAAGCTTGACCGTGTCGGATTTAACAAGTGTCGACATGGCTTTTTCCAACGACGGTGTGACATGGAGTGCACGAGAACCATTTTCTGCGAATAAGGCATGGGTCCTAACCAGTGGTGATGGGGACAAAACGGTTTACGTGAAGCTGATAGACGCAGCCGGTCACGAAACGATTGAGACGGATAGCATCATTCTGGACCAGATAAAGCCAACAGGAAGTATCCAGATCAACAATGGTGCTAGTCACACATCATCGCGTCAAGTATTGTTGAGCCTTTTTGCAAGCGATGGACATCAAATGGAGTTTCGTCTATCCAATGAAGATGGCAACTGGACAGCTTGGTCTTCCCAAATCCCATTACCGGAGTGGACGCTGACAAACGGAGACGGGCTGAAAATTGTTACGATGGAGGTACGCGATCAAGCAGGCAATGTCGGTTCCTTCTCTAAAAGCATCACGCTGAGTACAACAGGACCTATTGTAACAGGAGTAACCGATAGCAGCATCTACAATTCGGACGTGACGATTACCTTCAATAAAGGCAGTGCGAAGTTGAATGGTGCAGATTTCACGAGTGGTACCACGGTGTCGCAAGAAGGAAGATACAACTTGATCGTGACCGATACATCAGGTCTTTCCACAACCGTTCACTTCACGATCGATAAAACCCCGCCAAGTGGAAGCTTTACGATCAACAGCGGGGCTGCTACTACCAGTTCCACTCGGGTTACCCTGACCATCACAGGTACAGACACACAGAGCCAAATCGAAATGCGCATGGCCAACGAAAACGAAGCGTGGAGCAGCTGGCAGCCTTACACGCCATCCACCGCATGGACCTTGCCAACTGGTAATGGAACAAAAAAGGTTTTGCTCGAATTGCGAGATGAGGCAAATAACGTCACTGCTTTGCAAGAAAGCATTGAGCTGCGCGTGTATAATCCACCATCACCGACTCCGCCGACGACCATACCTGTGAAGGACGTATCGCTTGATGAGAGCTCGTTTACATTGGCTATGGGCGAGACGAAAAGGTTAAAAGCAACTGTCTTTCCTGAAAATGCTACCAATCAATCCCTCACCTGGTCGAGTAGCGATCCACGAGTGGCAAGTGTAGACGAAGAGGGCGAAGTTACAGCAAATAGAGCGGGCGAAGCTGAAATCACTGCTACGACCAAGGACGGACAAAAAACGGCCTCCTCGACGGTCAGTGTGACGAAAGAGGAAGAAGCAGATGGAATGTTGGAGGCTTCGGAATCTGCTCTCTGGCTACGTCCCGGAATTACGACAACGATCAGCATTTACAAGAAGGATGGTAGCAAGAGAAGAAATATTACCAAAGATCCGGATGTTAGCTATAGCACAGACAATAGCCTCGTCACTGTCCAGAACGGTCGCATCAAGTCGGGCAAAAAAGAGGGCGAGGACTTCATCACGGTAAGCTACCAAGGGGAAGAGCTGACCATCCCTGTTACCATCTCCAAGAAAACCATCCGCTCCATTTTGGTGACTCCAGGAGACAAGGCAGTTCTGGAGGACGGCGAATACAGGCAGCTACACTTGATTGCGACTTTGAGTGACAAAGGCAGCCAAGACATAACCGAGCTTGCCAACTGGTCTTCGAGTAACCTGGATGTAGTAGAAGTGACGGCTGAAGGGGAAATCATCGCCGGAAAACCGGGCAAAGCTATCGTGACAGCCGAATATGGCTACAAAAAAGTAACGGTACGCATTCTGGTCGTGAAGGACAAGGAGAAGTTCGAAAAGATCAAGATCGCTCCTTCTTCCTTGAATCTAAAGGAAAACGACTCCACGATGCTGGACGTGTATGCTGTTTATGAAAGAGTGTATGACGAACGCATCAACGAGGTAGTAGAGTGGGAGGTTGCAGACCCGGAAATCGCTACGGTAGAAGATGGGAAGGTGACCGCTCACAAGAAAGGCAAGACCACCATTTCTGTGAGCTACGGAGGAAAGACGAGTAAAATTACCGTAAACGTCAGAGGATACTGA